TAAATTATTTAAATACAGTCTGAAACTTTTAAAGCTGGACATAGTATTTGCCATCTGTGCCATAACTGTATTTATAATAGACCAGGTAACAAAAGGGATCATTATCGACAGGGTTCCCATTAATATGCAGATAGAGCTGATTCCTGATTTTTTATATATCACACATGTCAAAAACACAGGGGCAGCATTCGGGATGTTCCAGAACAGTACAGATGTACTGATTGTAATATCATTTATTGCAATTATTCTTGTTGCTGTCCTTAAGGCAACTTTAAGAATTCATTCTTTCACATATCATATTGCTTTGGGATTTGTTCTTGGAGGAGCGACCGGCAATTTGTTTGACAGGATCTTTTTGAGAGAGGTTACTGATTTTATACAGGTCAACTATTTTGCTGTTTTTAACGGAGCTGATAGTTTTCTGGTAATAGGCTTTTTTCTTCTTTTTATTATAATAATAAAAATCTTTTTCAAAAAAGAAGGAAAAACTTTAAATAAAGACTAGTGAACTGACTTAAAGGTTCTGAATAATGAATGATTCTTTTATACCTCAGAAAAATCATATTGAGATAATCGCAGAGTTAAACGATAAGGGAAAAAGGCTGGACAGCTTTATCGCCGAACAGAATACAGGGCTTTCAAGAAACAGGATACAGAAACTTATCAAGTCGGGAAATGTAATAATCGACGGAGTACAAAGCCTGGAAAAAAGCTATATTATGGAAGGAAAAGAAAAGCTGACATTAAGAGGCATGAATTCTTTTTTTGATGATGAAATACGCTATTATCCTCAGAAGATAGATATAAAAATAATCTATGAAGACAAATATATCATAGCTGTCTCAAAACCTCCGAGGATGGTTGTTCATCCTGCTCCCGGCAACAGAGACAATACACTGCTGAATGCCGTTCTTTATTATAATGACAAAATCGGTTTCGACAGAAATATACGTGCAGGTATTGTGCACAGACTGGATAAGGACACATCCGGCATTATTCTTATTGCAAAAGATTGTCTCACCCGTGAAAGATTACTGCTTCTGTTTAAGGAAAGAAAAATAAAAAAAATATATATTGCACTTGTTCTGGGTAGCTTTAAAGAAAAAGCAGGGTTAATAAGTATTCCCATATCGAGATCCAGGAAAAACAGGAAGATGATGGATGTGTCTGTTATCGGCAGGCAGTCTGAAACAGAATTCAAAGTATTGGAAGCTTTTTCTGCCTGTTCGCTTCTGGAAGTCTGCCCTAAAACAGGCAGGACTCATCAGATAAGAGTTCATTTCAGTCACATAGGTCATCCGGTGATAGGCGATAAGCTTTACGGTAATAAGGAATCAAAATCACTGGCTTCTACTCTGGGTATGAACAGGCATTTTCTCCATGCAGCGGAAATTACTTTCATCCACCCTTTTACCGGAGATAAGATAGAAATCAGAGATGAGATACCGGAAGATTTAAGAAAAGGAATTGAATCAGCAAGAAAAATTTATAAATAAAAAGCCGGCTTCTAACCGGCTTTTTAAAAGATAAGTAAAAAATTCATATTTACCGGGCGGCATATATATCAGGTTGATCTTATTTCCTGTTTTATAAATACCACATATGAAATTGCAAAACATATTATCGCAAGAGCGATTATCGCAATAATCTGAGGCCACACCTGAACCAGGCTTTGACCAAGAGACAGCGGACTTAAAATCATATTTGATATATCTGAGGTGGTAACAGCTCTCAGGAATATATGGCTTCCGCTGGGGATAAGCAGTATTGTTATGGACTCCATAAACAAATAAGAAGGTGACAGTCTTTTTATCCCAAGGTCAATATTAAAATTTTTTATCTGTGTTGCAAGAGATGCATTTTCCAGCGGAGCCATTACATTAGCTACTGCGCTTGCAATGATCTGTACAAAAAAGAAAAAGAAAATCCAGATTGCAACGCTTGTAAGTATGGATGTTGCAGTTTTATCAAGCACAACTGAAAAAAGCATGGCCATTGACATCCAGAAAGTTCCATAGCATACACAGATAGCAATAAAAATTATTATTCTAAGTATTTCTTCTGCGCTTGGAGGCACTCCGATTACTCTTAATCCTATTCCTGCAATAATAAGGATAATGCTACTGATAATTATTGTCATAGTGGTAATTCCTGCCAGAAATTTTCCGTTTATTATACTGTCCCTGTATATAGGCTGTGATAACAGACGGCTAAGATTTTTTGAATTTTTTTCTGAATTTATTGCATCAAAACCAAAAACAATACCGATTATTGGTATAAAAAAGCTTAGAAAATAAAGAAAAGATGGCAATACATCTCCGGATGTTGTGAATAATTTCAGAAAAACCAGTGAATCTACAGAAGATTGTGCCGCAACTCTTATATTCTGGATAGCAACATATATGGATGTAAGGCCCGTGATGTATACAAGCCCCAGCAATATAAGAAATTTTTTGCTGCTGAAATAATCTGATAATTCTTTTCTATAAATAGTAAGGATGCTTCTCATTCTATACCTCTTTAAAATAATTTAAGTATATATCTTCAAGCGAAAAGTCTTTTATATTCATTTTTGTAAGTATTACATTATCCAAAGATGTTATCGCTTTTGAAATTTCTTGTCTCATGTCTTCATCAGTTCCAATCAATAAAGAATTTTCAGTTGCGGAAACAGTTTTTATGCCTTTCAGATTCTTTATTTTTTCTGATGCTGTCCCGATGTCTCCGATTATCTCTACCTCTATCTGGTATTTGTTGCCGCCAAAGATGTTGTTGCTCAGTTCCTTGACATTACCTTCACCGATGAGTTTGCCATTTGACATTATCCCTACCTTGTCGCATATTCTCTGCACAAGATTCAACTGATGGGATGAAATCAGGAAAGTAATCTGTTTGCTTTTGTTAAGTTCTTTTATTGTTTCAAGTATCTGATTTGCCACTTCTACGTCCAGTCCCTCGGTAGGCTCATCAAAAATAACAAGCTGGGGGTCTTTGATAAGTACATCTGCTATACCCAGCCTTTGTTTCATGCCTTTCGAAAAGTATTTGACAATTTTTTTTCTGTCATTTTCAAGTCCGACGATTTCCAGGCTCTCTTCGATTTTTAATGCAAGTTCTTTTGACGGTATGCCATTTAACTGTCCTGTATATTCAAGATTCTGAAATGCATTCATATCTTCATAGAACCCTACTTTTTCAGGAAGATATCCTGTAATTCTTTTTATTTTCAGCGGTTCTTTTATAGGATTAAAACCGGCAACCGAAATAAAACCATCAGTAGGTTCCGTCAGGCCCAGTATCATTAATATGATAGTGGATTTGCCTGCACCGTTGGGACCCAGCAATCCGTAAATCGATCCTCTGTCAATATTAAGATCAAGGCTGTCTACTGCTGTTTTTGCGCCATACTTTTTAGTTAATTTTTTAGTATTGATTATGTAATTTTCCATATGTTAAATTTAGTTATAGTTTGATAATTATCTTCTTCCAAGTTTTGTAAATATGAATCCGATTCCGATTATTACAACTGCTATTATCCCGATGCCAACCCATCCCCATATGGTGGGAGTCTGAACAGTTACTCTTAATTCTATTTTGTCTGTACTATTTTCACTGTTTACATTCAAAGTAATCATATAATCTCCGGCGATTGTTTTATCCGGAGGTGTTATTGAAAGATCGATATCCTGTGTTTTGCCGGCATCAAGAGATTCTATGTCGGCCGGATTATATTTTATTTTCCAGCCTTCAGGTCCGCTGGAAGTAAATGTGATTTTTTCAATTGCCGCAGAGCCGTTATTTTTTAGCTGCAGTGCAAAATGATTGTCTTTCCCTGATGTAACTTTGGTATTGAACATGCCATTTGCAGGAGTAAAGTTAAGCTCATAAGTCGCTGTTATCACAGCTTTTAATTCAGCTTCTGCGCTAAGTTCGTCATTTGATGCTTTTATCTTGATAATGTAATCTCCCGGTTCCTGAGTGGTAAGGGGGATTGCAACAAATTTAAGGCTTTCTTTCGAGCCGGGCTTAACTTTTACCGCAGATATGTCGACAGCTTCATATGAAGGCTGTATGGATACATACCATCCCTGGGGAGCTTCAGCTGCAACATTAAAAGTCGTTTCTTCTTCTCCGACAAAATTAAGGTCAGCTTTAAAAGTAAACTGAGAACCGTCTTTTGCTTTAATTTCAGGATAGGTGATATCAAAAGCAATACTCTCTTCTACCTGTGTGGTTGTAGTGGTCTCTTCAGTTTCCTCTGCAAGAAGAGTGCCCGGAACAATCAGCATTGAGCAAAGAACAAATAACAAAGAAAAAAACAATAATGATCTTCTGATTTTTAATGATTTGATACCCACTTTTTTAAAACTCCTTTTTTTACAATAATTATTTTATATGGCTATTAACTTTAAAGTAAAACATTTTAAGTTTTAAGCTAAAATCAAATTTTAGTACATCAATGTTAAATGTCAATATAATTATATGTTGTTAAATTAAAGGATTATTAAAATATTAAAAAATTTTAATGTCCCTGTTTTCTGGCAACAGACATATTCAGACCGGCATGAAAATTTTATTATTTTTATTGTAATATACCAGAAAATTTATTATATTACCTATTGATAAAATAATATAACCTTTAAAATAGTCCGGAGAGACTAAAAGGGCTTAAAAATGAAAATAAATTTCTTTAAAAATATTTATAAATGCCTTTCTACTATTAAATAGTAAAAAGGCATTTTTTTGTCATAAAACTATATTCTTTAAAAAAATTATGAGAGAAAAAGCAACAGTATTAAATGAAGGCGATATGGACAGAATTGTTAAAAGAATTGCCCATGAAATAATCGAAAGAAACAAAGGAAGCAGGAACCTGATTTTTCTTGGTATTCAGAAAAAAGGAATACCTCTGGCTGAAAGAATAAAGGATCATATTGAAAATCTGGAAAAAACCGAGATTAGTTTTGGCAAACTGGATATCTCTTTTTACAGGGATGATATTGATGAAAAAATTAAAACTGATTTTAACATTACAGACATACCGTTTGAAATTAAGGACAAAGACATAATACTTGTGGATGATGTGTTGTTTACGGGAAGAACGATAAGAGCTGCCCTGGATGCAATAATGGATTTCGGAAGGCCAAAATCGATACAGCTTGTTGTATTAATCGACAGAGGGCACAGAGAGCTTCCAATAAGAGCTGATTATGTGGGGAAAAATCTCCCTACATCCCTTAATGAATATATTGAAGTCAAGTTCAGGGAGATTGAAGGAGAAGATAAAGTCAGCATATGCTGGATTTAGACATTTATCTTGTTATTAATAATTAAATAAAATTATTTAAGCTTTTTATAAATTTATTATTTTGAGAAATATTTTAGACATAGATGAATTAAACAAAACACAGATCCTGAAGATCATTGAAAGTACCGGTTATTTTAAGGAAGTGCTTGAAAGGGATTTGAAGAAAGTGCCTGCGCTGAGAGGCAAAACAATTGTTAATATTTTTTATGAACCCAGTACAAGGACAAGAACATCTTTTGAGCTTGCAGCAAAAAGATTGTCAGCCGATGTTTTAAATTTTTCACCTTCTTCAAGCAGCCTGAAAAAAGGAGAGACAGAACTTGATACAATAAGAACCATACTGGCAATGAAAGCAGATCTTGCAGTAATCCGGCATAAGGATAGCGGTTTTGTAAAATATATTTCTGAAAATATAAATATTCCCGTCATCAATGCAGGAGATGGAAAACATGCCCATCCGACACAGGCCTTGCTTGACCTCTTCACCATATATAATCATTTTAAAAGCCTGGAGAAAATAAAAATTGCAATAGTAGGCGATATACTTAACAGCAGAGTTGCCAGATCCGATATGCTCCTTTTTAAAAAGATGGATTTTGACGTATCTACTGTTTCACCTTCAATGCTGCTGCCTGAAGATATGGGCTATTTTAATACCGTAAATTTTAATTGTATTGATGATATAGTCGAACAGTATGATGTAATATACATGTTGAGAATGCAGTTTGAAAGACAGAATAAAAAGTTCTATCCGTCTGTCAGGGAGTACAATAGATTTTTCAGTATGAATTTACAAAGATTCGGCAGGATGAAAAAAGGAGCTCTCCTTATGCATCCGGGACCTGTAAACCGCGGAATCGAGATTGACGGCAGAATCCTTGATATGGAAGATGACCATCATGAAAGAATAAAAATAAGTGAACAGGTTGAAAATGGTGTTGCAGTCAGGATGGCTCTTCTGCATTACCTGTTAAGTAATCAATAAAAATATATTTTATGATTCAAAAAAATTATGAGTACAGGAAAAGAAAACAAAAAAACAAACAATTTACTGATAATAAACGGAAGTGTACTTAGTAGTGAAACCGGGAAGATATTCAAATCGGACATAGTTGTGGAAGACGGCACGATAAGCAGGATTTCAGAAAATATTACCGCTGGCGATTTTAACAAAAGTATTTTTAAAATTATTGATGCGGACGGTCTGACTGTATGCCCGGGCTTTTTTGACATGCATGTTCATTTAAGGGAGCCCGGCAGGGAAGATGAAGAAGATATGGAAAGTGGTATAAATTCGGCAATCAGAGGCGGAATAACTTCGCTTGCATGCATGCCTAACACAAATCCGGTTATAGACACACCCTTTCTTATAAAATATCTTAAGATGAGTTCACATGCTCATGACTATAATATTTTTCCTGTAGCGGCAATAACCAGAAATCTTGAAGGGGAGAGTATTACGGAATTCGGTCTTCTGAAAGAAGCAGGGGCTGCAGCTTTTTCAGATGACGGAAAAGGAATTCAGAATTCCAGGCTCATGTATGAAATTATGAAGTATGCTGCGGAGATGGACGTGCTGCTTATACTCCACGAGGAAGATTACAGTTTTTCTGAAAATGGTGTTGTACACGAAGGATATTTCTCGGCAGCAAAAGGACTGGAGGGCATTTCAAGTCTTAGCGAGGACATCATGATAGCAAGGGATCTTATCCTGGCAAAAAAAACCGGTGCAAGAATACACTTTACCCATTTAAGCAGCGCTTCTTCTGTTGAATATGTCAGAATGGCAAAAAAAGATGGTATCAGAGTTACCTGTGATGTTACTCCTGAACATTTTTTCTTTAATGATGAATGTATAAAAGATTTTAATACGAATTTCAAAGTAAACCCTCCGATTAGAAGCGAGAATGACAGAAAAAGCATAATTGAAGGCATAAAAGACGGGACCATAGATGCAATTGCCAGTGATCATGCTCCCCATATTGAAGCGGAGAAAAATGTCAGCTTTAATGAAGCGGCATTCGGTTCCCTGGGTCTTGAGACATTATTTAAAGCCTGCATAACCGGACTTTACAAGACTGAGGGAATCGGACTTGAAAAAATCATAGGCCTCATTTCATCTGCACCTGCAAAAATAATTGGCGCCATGGAAAATACTATAAAAACAGGTCTTAAAGCCAATATAAGCATTGTAGATACGGACTGTATTGAAAAATATACAAAGGAAATGATTTTTTCAAAAAGCAAAAACAGTGCTTTTTTGGATGAAAACCTTTATGGGGAAATTATGTATACAATAGTAAACGGTTGTCTGAGGTTCATAAATACAAAAAAATCCCAGGGAGAAGATTTTTCTTGAAAGCTTTACTTGTTCTTGAAGACGGAAAAAATTTTGCAGGAAAAAGTTTTGGCGCAGAAGGAGAGACAATAGGTGAGGTTGTTTTTAATACATCAATGACAGGCTATCAGGAAATCCTTACCGATCCTTCATACTGTGAGCATATAGTTGCAATGACTTATCCGCAGATAGGAAATTATGGTGTAAATAAAAAAGATACCGAGTCTGATAAAATTCAGATCCATGGACTTGTAGTAAAGGAATATCTTGATTTCTACAGCAACCACAGGGCAACCGATAGTCTTGACAGCTATTTAAAAAAAAGCGGGATAATAGGGCTTTATGATATTGATACGCGCGAACTTACAAGACATATAAGAATAAAAGGTGCAATGAAGGGAATTATATCTACAGATAATTCTGACAAAGACTATCTGATTTCAAGGCTTGAAAATTATCCCGGTCTTACAGGCAGAGATCTTACGGGAAAGGCGTCCTGCAAAAAAGCATATATTTATAATAAAAACATTAAAAATCCTAAATTTTATGTAATTGCAGTAGATTTTGGGATTAAAACAAGTATATTGAAATGCATGTCAGACGCAGGCCTGAGAATAAAAGTAGTTCCACCGGATGCAACTGCTGAAGAAATTTTAAATGAAAATCCTGACGGAATATTCCTGTCAAACGGTCCCGGTGATCCGGGCGCTGTCGGATATGCAATACCCGAGATAAAAAAAGTACTGAACAAAAAACCATTATTCGGTATTTGTCTGGGTCACCAGCTGCTGGCAATTGCTTTGGGCGCAAAGACATTCAAACTAAAATCCGGACATCATGGCAGCAACTATCCTGTAAAGAATATTCGTACCGGCAGAGTTGAAATAACTGTCCAGAATCATGGTTTCAATGTAGAAATGCAGTCCCTGAAAAATATCCGGAATACTGATTTTGAAGTTACCCATATAAATCTCAATGATAACACTGTTGAAGGGATAAGCTATAAGGATCTGAATGCTTTTTCAGTACAGTATCATCCTGAAGCAAAACCTGGTCCGGATGATTCAAAATATCTATTTGATGATTTTATAAGGATGATAAATAATTTTAAATTAAAGTCATAAATAAGTAACAGATAACAGTCAGACAGTAAAGAAAATATGCCAAAAAGAAAAGACCTAAAAAAAATAATGATTATAGGTTCAGGGCCTATAATAATCGGGCAGGCAAGCGAATTTGATTATTCTGGGACACAGGCATGTAAAATTCTCAGGGAAGAAGGCTATAAGGTCGTTCTTGTAAACAGCAACCCTGCAACAATCATGACTGATCCTGAATTTTCAGATAAAACTTATATTGAACCGCTGATCCCGGAATTTGTTGAAAAAATAATAAAAATTGAAAGACCGGATGCGCTTCTTCCGACAATGGGAGGCCAGACCGGATTAAATATAGCCGTTAGTCTTGACAAAATGGGTGTGCTTGAAAAATACGGAGTAGAGCTTATCGGTGCAAGCGTGGATGTTATAAATAAAGCAGAAGACAGAGAACTTTTTAAAGAAGTAATGAAAAAAATTGATTTATATGTGCCTCCCAGCGGCTATATAAGCAATTTGTCTGATGCATTGAAAATAGCAGACAGGCTGAAATATCCTCTTGTCGTAAGGCCGAGCTTTACTCTTGGCGGTCTTGGCGGAGGTGTTGCATTTAACAAGGAAGAATTTATAGATACTGTTACCCGCGGTCTTGACCTTTCCCCTGTAAGTCAG
The nucleotide sequence above comes from Actinomycetota bacterium. Encoded proteins:
- a CDS encoding ABC transporter permease subunit, with protein sequence MRSILTIYRKELSDYFSSKKFLILLGLVYITGLTSIYVAIQNIRVAAQSSVDSLVFLKLFTTSGDVLPSFLYFLSFFIPIIGIVFGFDAINSEKNSKNLSRLLSQPIYRDSIINGKFLAGITTMTIIISSIILIIAGIGLRVIGVPPSAEEILRIIIFIAICVCYGTFWMSMAMLFSVVLDKTATSILTSVAIWIFFFFFVQIIASAVANVMAPLENASLATQIKNFNIDLGIKRLSPSYLFMESITILLIPSGSHIFLRAVTTSDISNMILSPLSLGQSLVQVWPQIIAIIALAIICFAISYVVFIKQEIRST
- the lspA gene encoding signal peptidase II, which codes for MVNKLFKYSLKLLKLDIVFAICAITVFIIDQVTKGIIIDRVPINMQIELIPDFLYITHVKNTGAAFGMFQNSTDVLIVISFIAIILVAVLKATLRIHSFTYHIALGFVLGGATGNLFDRIFLREVTDFIQVNYFAVFNGADSFLVIGFFLLFIIIIKIFFKKEGKTLNKD
- the carA gene encoding glutamine-hydrolyzing carbamoyl-phosphate synthase small subunit; its protein translation is MKALLVLEDGKNFAGKSFGAEGETIGEVVFNTSMTGYQEILTDPSYCEHIVAMTYPQIGNYGVNKKDTESDKIQIHGLVVKEYLDFYSNHRATDSLDSYLKKSGIIGLYDIDTRELTRHIRIKGAMKGIISTDNSDKDYLISRLENYPGLTGRDLTGKASCKKAYIYNKNIKNPKFYVIAVDFGIKTSILKCMSDAGLRIKVVPPDATAEEILNENPDGIFLSNGPGDPGAVGYAIPEIKKVLNKKPLFGICLGHQLLAIALGAKTFKLKSGHHGSNYPVKNIRTGRVEITVQNHGFNVEMQSLKNIRNTDFEVTHINLNDNTVEGISYKDLNAFSVQYHPEAKPGPDDSKYLFDDFIRMINNFKLKS
- a CDS encoding ABC transporter ATP-binding protein codes for the protein MENYIINTKKLTKKYGAKTAVDSLDLNIDRGSIYGLLGPNGAGKSTIILMILGLTEPTDGFISVAGFNPIKEPLKIKRITGYLPEKVGFYEDMNAFQNLEYTGQLNGIPSKELALKIEESLEIVGLENDRKKIVKYFSKGMKQRLGIADVLIKDPQLVIFDEPTEGLDVEVANQILETIKELNKSKQITFLISSHQLNLVQRICDKVGIMSNGKLIGEGNVKELSNNIFGGNKYQIEVEIIGDIGTASEKIKNLKGIKTVSATENSLLIGTDEDMRQEISKAITSLDNVILTKMNIKDFSLEDIYLNYFKEV
- a CDS encoding RluA family pseudouridine synthase; translation: MNDSFIPQKNHIEIIAELNDKGKRLDSFIAEQNTGLSRNRIQKLIKSGNVIIDGVQSLEKSYIMEGKEKLTLRGMNSFFDDEIRYYPQKIDIKIIYEDKYIIAVSKPPRMVVHPAPGNRDNTLLNAVLYYNDKIGFDRNIRAGIVHRLDKDTSGIILIAKDCLTRERLLLLFKERKIKKIYIALVLGSFKEKAGLISIPISRSRKNRKMMDVSVIGRQSETEFKVLEAFSACSLLEVCPKTGRTHQIRVHFSHIGHPVIGDKLYGNKESKSLASTLGMNRHFLHAAEITFIHPFTGDKIEIRDEIPEDLRKGIESARKIYK
- a CDS encoding aspartate carbamoyltransferase catalytic subunit, which translates into the protein MILRNILDIDELNKTQILKIIESTGYFKEVLERDLKKVPALRGKTIVNIFYEPSTRTRTSFELAAKRLSADVLNFSPSSSSLKKGETELDTIRTILAMKADLAVIRHKDSGFVKYISENINIPVINAGDGKHAHPTQALLDLFTIYNHFKSLEKIKIAIVGDILNSRVARSDMLLFKKMDFDVSTVSPSMLLPEDMGYFNTVNFNCIDDIVEQYDVIYMLRMQFERQNKKFYPSVREYNRFFSMNLQRFGRMKKGALLMHPGPVNRGIEIDGRILDMEDDHHERIKISEQVENGVAVRMALLHYLLSNQ
- the pyrR gene encoding bifunctional pyr operon transcriptional regulator/uracil phosphoribosyltransferase PyrR, which codes for MREKATVLNEGDMDRIVKRIAHEIIERNKGSRNLIFLGIQKKGIPLAERIKDHIENLEKTEISFGKLDISFYRDDIDEKIKTDFNITDIPFEIKDKDIILVDDVLFTGRTIRAALDAIMDFGRPKSIQLVVLIDRGHRELPIRADYVGKNLPTSLNEYIEVKFREIEGEDKVSICWI
- a CDS encoding dihydroorotase, producing MSTGKENKKTNNLLIINGSVLSSETGKIFKSDIVVEDGTISRISENITAGDFNKSIFKIIDADGLTVCPGFFDMHVHLREPGREDEEDMESGINSAIRGGITSLACMPNTNPVIDTPFLIKYLKMSSHAHDYNIFPVAAITRNLEGESITEFGLLKEAGAAAFSDDGKGIQNSRLMYEIMKYAAEMDVLLILHEEDYSFSENGVVHEGYFSAAKGLEGISSLSEDIMIARDLILAKKTGARIHFTHLSSASSVEYVRMAKKDGIRVTCDVTPEHFFFNDECIKDFNTNFKVNPPIRSENDRKSIIEGIKDGTIDAIASDHAPHIEAEKNVSFNEAAFGSLGLETLFKACITGLYKTEGIGLEKIIGLISSAPAKIIGAMENTIKTGLKANISIVDTDCIEKYTKEMIFSKSKNSAFLDENLYGEIMYTIVNGCLRFINTKKSQGEDFS